A stretch of the Lolium perenne isolate Kyuss_39 chromosome 3, Kyuss_2.0, whole genome shotgun sequence genome encodes the following:
- the LOC127345169 gene encoding zinc finger CCCH domain-containing protein 19 isoform X4: MGRRCKQVADDIAEEFCFVCKDGGEVRVCGFKNCLKAYHPRCVGKEDDFLSSNDQFTCDCHKCAHCKGNALYECFCCPTSSTCQDCLGKVDFVPLKEGKGFCSSCLSMAIVTEKDAGDEQPADAPEPEDYELLFKDYWEVIKGKECLTLLDLQAASILLKRQNCKESRDSDEHHNTDGQSLGNDDAGQTFLLEPMDKPSEVQAPPKRKKSNKKTYVGWASKELTEFLSCIGKDSTKPLDHYGVTRVVREYIQQNLQENTTTSKPFVPSKSGQKENKKKKSVDCDVNLHSLFGKNKVKLNMIHSLLETHLAVNAISEDESDGSGDDYGLTVKKKPRNCLEPKVLNKVSGIDKRCVAALNQNNLNLIYLRRTLVVKLLSELDTFHQKVVGCFVRVKNDVKSYTYMMTKKHFQLGLVTGIKKSSEEYKINKDNKCTDILLCVSSMLDDVKISSLSDEDIEEDECKDLLLSAKKDHFKRPTVAELEEKEASVHADIVNHWIDRELQKIENELERAHVKGWRQEFYDLSCRKKVLSTPVERQRRLEEIPEIIPDAEESKDPETEPAASGPVQGDQGSRRNIAACLKDAEEISKDAAKQLPVSLEFIIDEPREAKQLPVSLKDIIEEQGEDAVEQLDYPLEVAVEESREGVTQQVADSLEVGIDESPEGLSLVHLCEILLLVK; encoded by the exons ATGGGCAGGAGGTGCAAGCAGGTCGCCGATGACATCGCCGAGGAGTTCTGCTTCGTCTGCAAGGACGGCGGCGAAGTACGCGTATGCGGCTTCAA GAACTGCCTCAAGGCTTACCATCCGCGCTGCGTGGGGAAGGAAGACGACTTCCTCAGTTCCAATGACCAATTCACCTGTG ATTGCCACAAATGCGCTCATTGCAAAGGGAATGCGCTCTATGAATGCTTCTGTTGTCCAACTTCCTCTACTTGTCAAGACTGCCTTGGAAAAGTTGACTTTGTCCCACTGAAAGAGGGCAAAGGATTCTGCAGCAGCTGCTTAAGTATGGCAATAGTCACTGAGAAAGACGCTGGCGATGAACAG CCTGCAGATGCCCCAGAGCCAGAGGACTATGAATTATTGTTTAAAGATTACTGGGAAGTAATTAAAGGCAAAGAGTGTCTCACATTGCTCGACTTGCAAGCAGCAAGTATTCTTCTGAAAAGACAAAACTGTAAAGAAAGTAGGGATTCAGATGAACATCACAACACAGATGGACAGTCATTGGGTAATGATGATGCTGGGCAAACATTTCTGCTTGAGCCAATGGACAAACCAAGTGAAGTGCAAGCACCACCGAAGAGAAAGAAGTCAAATAAGAAAACATATGTTGGCTGGGCTTCAAAAGAGCTAACTGAATTCCTATCCTGTATCGGTAAGGATTCAACCAAGCCTCTTGATCATTACGGAGTTACTCGAGTTGTCAGGGAGTACATCCAACAGAATCTACAGGAGAATacaacaacatcaaagccttttGTCCCAAGCAAGTCGGGACAAAAGGAGAATAAGAAAAAAAAATCTGTGGATTGTGATGTTAATCTGCATTCTTTATTTGGTAAAAACAAAGTGaagttaaacatgatccatagccTGCTGGAAACACATCTCGCTGTAAATGCCATTTCAGAGGATGAAAGCGATGGATCTGGGGATGACTATGGTTTGACGGTAAAAAAGAAGCCGCGCAATTGTCTGGAGCCAAAAGTTCTTAATAAGGTTTCAGGAATAGACAAGAGATGTGTTGCTGCTCTCAATCAGAATAACTTGAATTTAATTTATTTGAGAAGAACTTTGGTTGTGAAACTTCTGAGTGAGCTAGACACATTTCATCAGAAAGTTGTCGGCTGTTTTGTTAGAGTGAAGAATGATGTCAAGAGTTATACTTATATGATGACTAAGAAACATTTCCAGCTTGGCCTAGTTACAG GCATTAAGAAATCTTCAGAAGAATACAAGATTAATAAGGATAACAAATGTACAGACATTCTTTTATGTGTTTCCAGTATGTTGGATGATGTCAAGATCTCATCGCTGTCAGATGAAGACATTGAGGAG GATGAGTGCAAAGATCTTCTTCTCTCGGCCAAGAAAGATCACTTCAAAAGGCCTACTGTT GCTGAGTTAGAGGAAAAAGAGGCAAGCGTACATGCAGACATAGTAAATCAT TGGATTGACAGGGAGCTTCAAAAGATAGAAAATGAGTTGGAGAGAGCGCATGTGAAGGGGTGGCGCCAAGAAT TCTATGATCTAAGTTGCCGAAAAAAAGTTCTAAGCACACCAGTTGAAAGACAACGCCGTCTTGAGGAGATCCCAGAAATTATTCCAGACGCAGAAGAGAGTAAAGATCCTGAAACTGAACCAGCAGCTAGTGGCCCTGTCCAAGGGGATCAAG GTAGCAGACGGAATATTGCTGCTTGCTTAAAGGATGCAGAAGAAATATCTAAAG ATGCAGCAAAGCAGTTGCCTGTTTCTCTGGAATTCATCATAGACGAACCACGAGAAG CAAAGCAGTTACCTGTTTCTCTGAAAGACATCATAGAGGAACAAGGAGAAG ATGCAGTGGAACAATTGGATTATCCTTTGGAAGTTGCTGTAGAGGAATCACGAGAAG GTGTAACACAGCAAGTAGCTGATTCTCTGGAAGTAGGCATAGATGAATCACCAGAAGGTTTGTCTTTG GTGCATCTTTGCGAAATTCTGCTGCTTGTGAAGTAG